A portion of the Carya illinoinensis cultivar Pawnee chromosome 11, C.illinoinensisPawnee_v1, whole genome shotgun sequence genome contains these proteins:
- the LOC122281084 gene encoding uncharacterized protein LOC122281084 isoform X4 — protein MGDLNRCVHDRVKNVTSEVNQLSFEVESNCSVYTRARGNTLWNLVRAYNEGQRDEHEFVRINSPMSGEVSSSSAFMDGLDDVEDYVRANEGGGPVQRDIFNHIFDLVRNGNKAFRDNRFEEAIKCYSKANNIKPGDPIILGNRSAAYIRISQFLKHRSPSDSEYRPLNGLDPTIHAELALKDAEKLNNLRSNSVKSYILKANALILLEKYETARDVILSGLQVDPFSNSLRASLQNLERISRSFLGRRNYVTPERTDEFDCTLCLKLLYEPITTPCGHSFCRSCLFQSMDRRNKCPLCRTVLFVSPRTSAISVTLNNIIQKNFPEEYAERKLEHDSLTNLGVDLMPLFVMDVVIPGQKFPLHIFEPRYRLMTSGEENNGGKPSDGNGRILSLVLFFHFSFLRFEPLPDGRFYLEVESRRRFRIIRSWDQDGYRVAKVEWVQDIYPAEGTREREELQEVTNNAAGFAQSWIRSAINAARQDPGRLERLRNVEAMMPAPQDPEHFSFWLATLANRRPQERLELLRIRDTRERITRGLIYLQAEGRRCRVQ, from the exons ATGGGCGACCTCAACAGGTGTGTCCATGATAGGGTAAAAAATGTTACAAGTGAAGTGAACCAGTTAAGCTTTGAAGTTGAAAGCAACTGTAGCGTATATACACGCGCGAGAGGAAACACGTTGTGGAATTTGGTCCGTGCATACAACGAGGGACAGAGGGACGAACACG AGTTTGTAAGGATCAATTCACCTATGTCTGGCGAGGTTTCTTCGTCGTCCGCTTTTATGGATGGCCTCGACGACGTGGAGGACTACGTTCGG GCAAATGAAGGAGGGGGACCAGTGCAACGGgatatttttaatcatatttttgaCCTTGTACGGAATGGAAACAAAGCATTTCGAGACAACCGTTTTGAAGAG GCAATCAAGTGTTACTCAAAAGCCAATAACATTAAACCAGGTGATCCTATTATCCTTGGGAACCGAAGTGCTGCTTATATCag GATTAGCCAATTCCTGAAACACCGATCACCATCAGATTCCGAATATAGACCATTGAATGGGCTGGATCCTACAATACATGCTGAG CTTGCTTTGAAGGATGCTGAAAAGCTGAATAATCTCCGAAGTAATTCAGTAAAGTCATACATTCTAAAGGCCAATGCACTGATATTG CTGGAGAAGTATGAGACTGCCCGGGATGTTATTCTTTCAGGTCTTCAGGTTGATCCTTTTAG CAATTCTCTTCGTGCTTCTCTTCAGAATTTGGAGAGGATATCAAGAAGTTTTCTTGGGAGGAGAAATTATGTGACACCAGAACGGACTGATGAATTTGATTGCACGCTTTGTCTGAAGTTACTATATGAACCTATTACGACTCCGTGTGGGCATTCTTTTTGCCGTTCATGTCTGTTTCAGTCCATGGATCGTC GTAACAAATGCCCATTGTGCCGAACTGTTCTTTTTGTCAGTCCCAGAACAAGTGCGATCAG TGTGACACTTAACAACATCATACAAAAGAACTTCCCAGAGGAATATGCTGAAAGGAAGTTGGAGCATGACAGTTTGACAAACCTTGGTGTTGATTTGATGCCTCTTTTTGTCATGGATGTCGTCATTCCAGGTCAAAAGTTCCCACTCCACATTTTTGAACCCCGGTACCGGCTTATG ACATCAGGTGAGGAGAATAATGGAGGGAAACCATCGGATGGGAATGGTAGAATATTGTCACTGGtccttttctttcacttttcctTCCTAAG ATTCGAGCCACTTCCGGATGGACGATTCTATCTAGAG GTTGAAAGTCGACGGAGATTTCGCATAATCCGATCTTGGGATCAAGATGG TTATCGTGTTGCAAAGGTTGAATGGGTGCAGGATATCTATCCAGCTGAAGGAAcaagagaaagagaagag TTGCAGGAAGTAACAAATAATGCAGCAGGGTTTGCTCAATCATGGATAAGGAGTGCAATTAATGCAGCACGGCAAG ATCCAGGAAGACTTGAAAGACTCCGTAATGTAGAAGCCATGATGCCTGCACCACAAGATCCAGAGCACTTCAGTTTCTGG CTTGCCACCCTGGCAAACCGGAGGCCTCAAGAAAGATTAGAACTCCTGCGCATAAGAGATACAAGAGAG AGGATCACACGCGGCTTGATATACCTGCAAGCGGAAGGACGGCGCTGTCGAGTACAGTGA
- the LOC122281084 gene encoding uncharacterized protein LOC122281084 isoform X2 encodes MGDLNRCVHDRVKNVTSEVNQLSFEVESNCSVYTRARGNTLWNLVRAYNEGQRDEHEFVRINSPMSGEVSSSSAFMDGLDDVEDYVRANEGGGPVQRDIFNHIFDLVRNGNKAFRDNRFEEAIKCYSKANNIKPGDPIILGNRSAAYIRISQFLKHRSPSDSEYRPLNGLDPTIHAELALKDAEKLNNLRSNSVKSYILKANALILLEKYETARDVILSGLQVDPFSNSLRASLQNLERISRSFLGRRNYVTPERTDEFDCTLCLKLLYEPITTPCGHSFCRSCLFQSMDRRNKCPLCRTVLFVSPRTSAISVTLNNIIQKNFPEEYAERKLEHDSLTNLGVDLMPLFVMDVVIPGQKFPLHIFEPRYRLMTSGEENNGGKPSDGNGRILSLVIIDSTTGSIADFACEVEITEFEPLPDGRFYLEVESRRRFRIIRSWDQDGYRVAKVEWVQDIYPAEGTREREELQEVTNNAAGFAQSWIRSAINAARQDPGRLERLRNVEAMMPAPQDPEHFSFWLATLANRRPQERLELLRIRDTREVWNLFLPAEKFNSR; translated from the exons ATGGGCGACCTCAACAGGTGTGTCCATGATAGGGTAAAAAATGTTACAAGTGAAGTGAACCAGTTAAGCTTTGAAGTTGAAAGCAACTGTAGCGTATATACACGCGCGAGAGGAAACACGTTGTGGAATTTGGTCCGTGCATACAACGAGGGACAGAGGGACGAACACG AGTTTGTAAGGATCAATTCACCTATGTCTGGCGAGGTTTCTTCGTCGTCCGCTTTTATGGATGGCCTCGACGACGTGGAGGACTACGTTCGG GCAAATGAAGGAGGGGGACCAGTGCAACGGgatatttttaatcatatttttgaCCTTGTACGGAATGGAAACAAAGCATTTCGAGACAACCGTTTTGAAGAG GCAATCAAGTGTTACTCAAAAGCCAATAACATTAAACCAGGTGATCCTATTATCCTTGGGAACCGAAGTGCTGCTTATATCag GATTAGCCAATTCCTGAAACACCGATCACCATCAGATTCCGAATATAGACCATTGAATGGGCTGGATCCTACAATACATGCTGAG CTTGCTTTGAAGGATGCTGAAAAGCTGAATAATCTCCGAAGTAATTCAGTAAAGTCATACATTCTAAAGGCCAATGCACTGATATTG CTGGAGAAGTATGAGACTGCCCGGGATGTTATTCTTTCAGGTCTTCAGGTTGATCCTTTTAG CAATTCTCTTCGTGCTTCTCTTCAGAATTTGGAGAGGATATCAAGAAGTTTTCTTGGGAGGAGAAATTATGTGACACCAGAACGGACTGATGAATTTGATTGCACGCTTTGTCTGAAGTTACTATATGAACCTATTACGACTCCGTGTGGGCATTCTTTTTGCCGTTCATGTCTGTTTCAGTCCATGGATCGTC GTAACAAATGCCCATTGTGCCGAACTGTTCTTTTTGTCAGTCCCAGAACAAGTGCGATCAG TGTGACACTTAACAACATCATACAAAAGAACTTCCCAGAGGAATATGCTGAAAGGAAGTTGGAGCATGACAGTTTGACAAACCTTGGTGTTGATTTGATGCCTCTTTTTGTCATGGATGTCGTCATTCCAGGTCAAAAGTTCCCACTCCACATTTTTGAACCCCGGTACCGGCTTATG ACATCAGGTGAGGAGAATAATGGAGGGAAACCATCGGATGGGAATGGTAGAATATTGTCACTG GTTATCATTGATTCTACAACAGGTTCCATAGCTGATTTTGCTTGTGAAGTAGAGATTACTGA ATTCGAGCCACTTCCGGATGGACGATTCTATCTAGAG GTTGAAAGTCGACGGAGATTTCGCATAATCCGATCTTGGGATCAAGATGG TTATCGTGTTGCAAAGGTTGAATGGGTGCAGGATATCTATCCAGCTGAAGGAAcaagagaaagagaagag TTGCAGGAAGTAACAAATAATGCAGCAGGGTTTGCTCAATCATGGATAAGGAGTGCAATTAATGCAGCACGGCAAG ATCCAGGAAGACTTGAAAGACTCCGTAATGTAGAAGCCATGATGCCTGCACCACAAGATCCAGAGCACTTCAGTTTCTGG CTTGCCACCCTGGCAAACCGGAGGCCTCAAGAAAGATTAGAACTCCTGCGCATAAGAGATACAAGAGAGGTATGGAATCTTTTTTTACCTGCTGAAAAGTTCAATAGCAGATAG
- the LOC122281084 gene encoding uncharacterized protein LOC122281084 isoform X3: MGDLNRCVHDRVKNVTSEVNQLSFEVESNCSVYTRARGNTLWNLVRAYNEGQRDEHEFVRINSPMSGEVSSSSAFMDGLDDVEDYVRANEGGGPVQRDIFNHIFDLVRNGNKAFRDNRFEEAIKCYSKANNIKPGDPIILGNRSAAYIRISQFLKHRSPSDSEYRPLNGLDPTIHAELALKDAEKLNNLRSNSVKSYILKANALILLEKYETARDVILSGLQVDPFSNSLRASLQNLERISRSFLGRRNYVTPERTDEFDCTLCLKLLYEPITTPCGHSFCRSCLFQSMDRRNKCPLCRTVLFVSPRTSAISVTLNNIIQKNFPEEYAERKLEHDSLTNLGVDLMPLFVMDVVIPGQKFPLHIFEPRYRLMVRRIMEGNHRMGMVIIDSTTGSIADFACEVEITEFEPLPDGRFYLEVESRRRFRIIRSWDQDGYRVAKVEWVQDIYPAEGTREREELQEVTNNAAGFAQSWIRSAINAARQDPGRLERLRNVEAMMPAPQDPEHFSFWLATLANRRPQERLELLRIRDTRERITRGLIYLQAEGRRCRVQ, from the exons ATGGGCGACCTCAACAGGTGTGTCCATGATAGGGTAAAAAATGTTACAAGTGAAGTGAACCAGTTAAGCTTTGAAGTTGAAAGCAACTGTAGCGTATATACACGCGCGAGAGGAAACACGTTGTGGAATTTGGTCCGTGCATACAACGAGGGACAGAGGGACGAACACG AGTTTGTAAGGATCAATTCACCTATGTCTGGCGAGGTTTCTTCGTCGTCCGCTTTTATGGATGGCCTCGACGACGTGGAGGACTACGTTCGG GCAAATGAAGGAGGGGGACCAGTGCAACGGgatatttttaatcatatttttgaCCTTGTACGGAATGGAAACAAAGCATTTCGAGACAACCGTTTTGAAGAG GCAATCAAGTGTTACTCAAAAGCCAATAACATTAAACCAGGTGATCCTATTATCCTTGGGAACCGAAGTGCTGCTTATATCag GATTAGCCAATTCCTGAAACACCGATCACCATCAGATTCCGAATATAGACCATTGAATGGGCTGGATCCTACAATACATGCTGAG CTTGCTTTGAAGGATGCTGAAAAGCTGAATAATCTCCGAAGTAATTCAGTAAAGTCATACATTCTAAAGGCCAATGCACTGATATTG CTGGAGAAGTATGAGACTGCCCGGGATGTTATTCTTTCAGGTCTTCAGGTTGATCCTTTTAG CAATTCTCTTCGTGCTTCTCTTCAGAATTTGGAGAGGATATCAAGAAGTTTTCTTGGGAGGAGAAATTATGTGACACCAGAACGGACTGATGAATTTGATTGCACGCTTTGTCTGAAGTTACTATATGAACCTATTACGACTCCGTGTGGGCATTCTTTTTGCCGTTCATGTCTGTTTCAGTCCATGGATCGTC GTAACAAATGCCCATTGTGCCGAACTGTTCTTTTTGTCAGTCCCAGAACAAGTGCGATCAG TGTGACACTTAACAACATCATACAAAAGAACTTCCCAGAGGAATATGCTGAAAGGAAGTTGGAGCATGACAGTTTGACAAACCTTGGTGTTGATTTGATGCCTCTTTTTGTCATGGATGTCGTCATTCCAGGTCAAAAGTTCCCACTCCACATTTTTGAACCCCGGTACCGGCTTATG GTGAGGAGAATAATGGAGGGAAACCATCGGATGGGAATG GTTATCATTGATTCTACAACAGGTTCCATAGCTGATTTTGCTTGTGAAGTAGAGATTACTGA ATTCGAGCCACTTCCGGATGGACGATTCTATCTAGAG GTTGAAAGTCGACGGAGATTTCGCATAATCCGATCTTGGGATCAAGATGG TTATCGTGTTGCAAAGGTTGAATGGGTGCAGGATATCTATCCAGCTGAAGGAAcaagagaaagagaagag TTGCAGGAAGTAACAAATAATGCAGCAGGGTTTGCTCAATCATGGATAAGGAGTGCAATTAATGCAGCACGGCAAG ATCCAGGAAGACTTGAAAGACTCCGTAATGTAGAAGCCATGATGCCTGCACCACAAGATCCAGAGCACTTCAGTTTCTGG CTTGCCACCCTGGCAAACCGGAGGCCTCAAGAAAGATTAGAACTCCTGCGCATAAGAGATACAAGAGAG AGGATCACACGCGGCTTGATATACCTGCAAGCGGAAGGACGGCGCTGTCGAGTACAGTGA
- the LOC122281084 gene encoding uncharacterized protein LOC122281084 isoform X1 — protein MGDLNRCVHDRVKNVTSEVNQLSFEVESNCSVYTRARGNTLWNLVRAYNEGQRDEHEFVRINSPMSGEVSSSSAFMDGLDDVEDYVRANEGGGPVQRDIFNHIFDLVRNGNKAFRDNRFEEAIKCYSKANNIKPGDPIILGNRSAAYIRISQFLKHRSPSDSEYRPLNGLDPTIHAELALKDAEKLNNLRSNSVKSYILKANALILLEKYETARDVILSGLQVDPFSNSLRASLQNLERISRSFLGRRNYVTPERTDEFDCTLCLKLLYEPITTPCGHSFCRSCLFQSMDRRNKCPLCRTVLFVSPRTSAISVTLNNIIQKNFPEEYAERKLEHDSLTNLGVDLMPLFVMDVVIPGQKFPLHIFEPRYRLMTSGEENNGGKPSDGNGRILSLVIIDSTTGSIADFACEVEITEFEPLPDGRFYLEVESRRRFRIIRSWDQDGYRVAKVEWVQDIYPAEGTREREELQEVTNNAAGFAQSWIRSAINAARQDPGRLERLRNVEAMMPAPQDPEHFSFWLATLANRRPQERLELLRIRDTRERITRGLIYLQAEGRRCRVQ, from the exons ATGGGCGACCTCAACAGGTGTGTCCATGATAGGGTAAAAAATGTTACAAGTGAAGTGAACCAGTTAAGCTTTGAAGTTGAAAGCAACTGTAGCGTATATACACGCGCGAGAGGAAACACGTTGTGGAATTTGGTCCGTGCATACAACGAGGGACAGAGGGACGAACACG AGTTTGTAAGGATCAATTCACCTATGTCTGGCGAGGTTTCTTCGTCGTCCGCTTTTATGGATGGCCTCGACGACGTGGAGGACTACGTTCGG GCAAATGAAGGAGGGGGACCAGTGCAACGGgatatttttaatcatatttttgaCCTTGTACGGAATGGAAACAAAGCATTTCGAGACAACCGTTTTGAAGAG GCAATCAAGTGTTACTCAAAAGCCAATAACATTAAACCAGGTGATCCTATTATCCTTGGGAACCGAAGTGCTGCTTATATCag GATTAGCCAATTCCTGAAACACCGATCACCATCAGATTCCGAATATAGACCATTGAATGGGCTGGATCCTACAATACATGCTGAG CTTGCTTTGAAGGATGCTGAAAAGCTGAATAATCTCCGAAGTAATTCAGTAAAGTCATACATTCTAAAGGCCAATGCACTGATATTG CTGGAGAAGTATGAGACTGCCCGGGATGTTATTCTTTCAGGTCTTCAGGTTGATCCTTTTAG CAATTCTCTTCGTGCTTCTCTTCAGAATTTGGAGAGGATATCAAGAAGTTTTCTTGGGAGGAGAAATTATGTGACACCAGAACGGACTGATGAATTTGATTGCACGCTTTGTCTGAAGTTACTATATGAACCTATTACGACTCCGTGTGGGCATTCTTTTTGCCGTTCATGTCTGTTTCAGTCCATGGATCGTC GTAACAAATGCCCATTGTGCCGAACTGTTCTTTTTGTCAGTCCCAGAACAAGTGCGATCAG TGTGACACTTAACAACATCATACAAAAGAACTTCCCAGAGGAATATGCTGAAAGGAAGTTGGAGCATGACAGTTTGACAAACCTTGGTGTTGATTTGATGCCTCTTTTTGTCATGGATGTCGTCATTCCAGGTCAAAAGTTCCCACTCCACATTTTTGAACCCCGGTACCGGCTTATG ACATCAGGTGAGGAGAATAATGGAGGGAAACCATCGGATGGGAATGGTAGAATATTGTCACTG GTTATCATTGATTCTACAACAGGTTCCATAGCTGATTTTGCTTGTGAAGTAGAGATTACTGA ATTCGAGCCACTTCCGGATGGACGATTCTATCTAGAG GTTGAAAGTCGACGGAGATTTCGCATAATCCGATCTTGGGATCAAGATGG TTATCGTGTTGCAAAGGTTGAATGGGTGCAGGATATCTATCCAGCTGAAGGAAcaagagaaagagaagag TTGCAGGAAGTAACAAATAATGCAGCAGGGTTTGCTCAATCATGGATAAGGAGTGCAATTAATGCAGCACGGCAAG ATCCAGGAAGACTTGAAAGACTCCGTAATGTAGAAGCCATGATGCCTGCACCACAAGATCCAGAGCACTTCAGTTTCTGG CTTGCCACCCTGGCAAACCGGAGGCCTCAAGAAAGATTAGAACTCCTGCGCATAAGAGATACAAGAGAG AGGATCACACGCGGCTTGATATACCTGCAAGCGGAAGGACGGCGCTGTCGAGTACAGTGA